A region of Streptomyces sp. NBC_01264 DNA encodes the following proteins:
- a CDS encoding zinc ribbon domain-containing protein produces the protein MTTCRKCGFNNGVGDKFCGSCGSFLEWTGKKQKIDLPDDLRQEAEQQAAGPAPSALERLQRGLYSDVGSRPGLPGRTGPAGVPGMGMPGMGMPGMGMPGMGGPPGMGGPPGMGRPPGMSGPPGMGGPPGMGRPPGMSGPPGMGGPPGMGGFGGSDDDEDEDDKFLASLLKKGSGPGAQGPGGATDDDDDDDDDEDDWLAELLKGGDDDDDDDDDDDDDDDDDDDDDDDDDDADDGLAPRQDEDEDEDEDADEDQEEDDWLADLLKDAEDEGDADADAEDGRAAVADAEDDDEDDDDEDDDDEDDDDEDDDDEDDDDEDDEEDDWLASLLKEAEGGDGDQEASDEDADEDEGEEAEREPGLVAPAEPEERRRPAPQRRKATRLAMPGDVVCPDCGENNDDERKFCSRCGASLEQAETATLPWWPRLCARLRPGPAVLDAGQRPGQAGVRDKRRFAPSVLIGPVRLVASVALLTLTTLYMVHPPFKEFVKTEAKEIQNRLKATVKPEYSPVNPKDVLDPGRSDPAHSALDAFDLWADTYWLTSTKDTQGVMVEFDAPVDLSHLVVRNGASPDFKAYDRAKSLELDYSNGQKQTITLTDKPDEQPVSLGSHGMVTWVKVRVLDAYGSHKTDKVAISELEFSTTVRGYLF, from the coding sequence ATGACCACCTGTCGTAAGTGCGGCTTCAACAACGGTGTCGGCGACAAGTTCTGCGGCTCGTGCGGATCGTTCCTCGAATGGACCGGCAAGAAGCAGAAGATCGACCTTCCGGATGACCTCCGGCAGGAGGCCGAGCAGCAGGCGGCCGGTCCCGCGCCCTCGGCACTCGAGCGGCTCCAGCGGGGCCTCTACTCCGACGTCGGCAGCCGCCCCGGCCTCCCGGGACGAACTGGCCCTGCGGGTGTCCCGGGCATGGGGATGCCCGGCATGGGGATGCCCGGCATGGGGATGCCCGGTATGGGTGGCCCGCCGGGTATGGGTGGTCCTCCCGGCATGGGGCGACCCCCGGGCATGTCCGGGCCGCCCGGTATGGGTGGTCCGCCGGGCATGGGGCGACCCCCGGGCATGTCCGGGCCGCCCGGTATGGGTGGTCCGCCGGGCATGGGTGGATTCGGAGGGTCCGATGACGATGAGGACGAGGACGACAAGTTCCTCGCGTCGCTGCTCAAGAAGGGCTCGGGTCCGGGGGCCCAGGGGCCAGGGGGTGCGACGGATGACGATGACGATGACGATGACGACGAGGACGACTGGCTCGCCGAGCTCCTGAAGGGCGGCGACGATGACGATGACGACGATGACGACGATGACGATGACGATGACGACGATGACGATGACGATGATGACGATGACGATGCTGACGACGGGCTCGCCCCGCGCCAGGATGAAGACGAAGACGAAGACGAAGACGCCGACGAGGACCAGGAAGAGGACGACTGGCTCGCGGACCTTTTGAAAGACGCCGAGGACGAGGGCGACGCTGACGCCGATGCTGAGGACGGCAGGGCTGCGGTCGCCGACGCGGAGGACGACGATGAAGACGACGACGATGAAGACGACGACGATGAAGACGACGACGATGAAGACGACGACGATGAAGACGACGACGATGAAGACGACGAAGAAGACGACTGGCTCGCCTCCCTCCTGAAGGAAGCCGAGGGTGGCGACGGCGACCAGGAGGCGTCCGACGAGGACGCTGATGAGGACGAGGGCGAGGAGGCCGAGAGGGAGCCCGGCCTGGTCGCTCCCGCCGAGCCGGAGGAACGGCGCCGGCCCGCTCCGCAGCGCCGGAAGGCCACACGTTTGGCCATGCCGGGCGATGTCGTCTGTCCCGACTGCGGTGAGAACAATGACGACGAGCGCAAGTTCTGCAGCAGGTGCGGTGCGTCCCTGGAGCAGGCCGAGACGGCGACCCTGCCGTGGTGGCCACGCCTGTGTGCCCGGCTTCGCCCGGGGCCTGCCGTCCTGGACGCAGGGCAGCGCCCCGGCCAGGCCGGTGTGCGCGACAAGCGACGCTTCGCCCCGTCCGTGCTCATCGGGCCGGTACGTCTGGTGGCCAGTGTCGCGTTGCTGACGCTGACCACGCTCTACATGGTCCATCCGCCCTTCAAGGAGTTCGTCAAGACCGAGGCCAAGGAGATCCAGAACAGGCTGAAGGCGACGGTCAAGCCCGAGTACTCCCCGGTGAACCCGAAGGACGTGCTTGATCCGGGCCGCAGCGACCCTGCGCACTCGGCGCTGGACGCCTTCGACCTGTGGGCCGACACCTACTGGCTGACCTCGACCAAGGACACCCAGGGCGTCATGGTGGAGTTCGACGCGCCGGTCGACCTGAGTCACCTCGTGGTACGCAACGGAGCTTCTCCGGACTTCAAGGCTTACGACCGGGCGAAGTCGCTGGAGCTCG
- a CDS encoding phage tail protein translates to MRGTVTDLVTPYPIGRYLPAVYQEDDFAQRFTSGLDDVLAPAIAVLDSLEAYADPDTTPEDFLPWLAGWLGITVEETLPAQARRARLKHAAESFVVRGTYEGLRAALHTLTGAWLEVRDSGGVRCSDRSGGCLVTDAEPAVIVRLPRSLADQREAVEALVAGAVPAHVHRAVELLDHDHLS, encoded by the coding sequence ATGAGAGGCACCGTCACCGACCTGGTCACCCCTTACCCGATCGGCCGGTACCTGCCGGCCGTGTACCAGGAGGACGACTTCGCGCAGCGCTTCACCAGCGGGCTCGACGACGTACTGGCACCCGCGATCGCCGTGCTCGACTCGCTCGAGGCGTACGCGGACCCGGACACGACCCCGGAGGACTTCCTGCCCTGGCTGGCCGGCTGGCTGGGCATCACCGTGGAGGAGACCCTGCCCGCGCAGGCCCGTCGGGCCCGCCTCAAGCACGCCGCGGAATCGTTCGTGGTCCGTGGTACCTACGAGGGACTGCGCGCGGCGCTGCACACCCTGACGGGGGCCTGGCTGGAGGTCAGGGACAGCGGCGGCGTGCGGTGCTCGGACCGGTCCGGGGGGTGCCTGGTGACCGACGCGGAACCGGCGGTCATCGTCCGGCTGCCGCGCTCGCTCGCCGATCAGCGGGAGGCCGTCGAGGCGCTGGTCGCCGGCGCGGTCCCCGCCCATGTACACCGTGCCGTGGAGTTGCTGGATCATGACCACCTGTCGTAA
- a CDS encoding putative baseplate assembly protein, whose amino-acid sequence MALPSPDLDDRRFQDLVDDAKRMVMRRCPEWTDHNVSDPGVTLIETFAFMTDQLLFRLNRVPDRMYVKFLELLGARLLPPVPAQAPVTFWLSAPAATLVSVPAGTNVATLRTETDPSVVFATRHELRLPPAGLQHLMTLESQSNTLLARDEQHRLRVGFPAFGSQTPVVDDCLLVGLSDAVPRALVSLDFTCSIQGVGVDPDYPPLVWEAWNGDDWESCRVDSDATGGLNRPGAIVLQIPGGHHASILDGRRAGWLRARVTAPRPDRPGYSTSPVIDSMDATVIGGTVDAVHAEIIDNDELGPSDGTSNQRFAASHAPILASAVPAVLEVSGDEGWTRWTEVDHFAHSGPDDRHYVIDSTHGTVCFGPMVRQSDGTMRRYGAVPPKDSMVRLTRYATGGGAVGNVGQGAIQTLKSSIPYIARVENPESATGGVDGETVEEVKSRAPLLMHTRGRAVTAEDFEVITREAAPELARVRCLTAQEAGLPPGAVKVLVVPGLPDEPGPARFAALKPRQSTLDAVAERLDQCRLVGTTVLVEPPLYRGVTAVARLRSVPGAKADRVTDDALEALYRYLNPVSGGPDGTGWPFGRPVQAGDLYAVLQQVDGVGIVEEVRLFNANPVTGARGEETDRVTLDRDSLIFSFEHQVLVEAGGI is encoded by the coding sequence ATGGCGCTGCCCTCGCCGGACCTCGACGACCGCCGGTTCCAGGACCTGGTGGACGATGCAAAGCGCATGGTCATGCGCCGCTGCCCGGAGTGGACGGACCACAACGTCTCCGACCCCGGTGTCACGCTCATCGAGACGTTCGCCTTCATGACCGACCAGCTCCTCTTCCGCCTCAACCGGGTGCCGGACCGGATGTACGTGAAGTTCCTCGAACTGCTCGGGGCGAGGCTGCTGCCGCCGGTACCGGCACAGGCACCTGTGACGTTCTGGCTCTCCGCGCCGGCCGCCACCCTGGTGTCCGTACCGGCCGGGACGAACGTGGCGACCCTGCGGACCGAGACCGACCCTTCCGTGGTGTTCGCCACCCGCCACGAGCTGCGGCTTCCGCCCGCGGGCCTGCAGCACCTCATGACCCTGGAGTCCCAGTCCAACACCTTGCTCGCCCGGGACGAACAGCACCGCCTGCGCGTGGGATTCCCCGCGTTCGGCTCGCAGACCCCCGTCGTGGACGACTGCCTGCTGGTCGGTCTGTCGGACGCGGTACCGCGCGCGCTGGTGAGCCTGGACTTCACCTGCAGCATTCAGGGCGTCGGCGTGGACCCGGATTACCCCCCGCTGGTGTGGGAGGCCTGGAACGGGGACGACTGGGAGTCGTGCCGGGTCGACTCCGACGCCACGGGCGGTCTCAACCGCCCGGGAGCGATCGTGCTCCAGATACCGGGAGGGCACCACGCGAGCATCCTCGACGGGCGCCGCGCCGGCTGGCTGCGCGCGCGGGTCACCGCCCCCCGCCCGGACCGCCCCGGATACAGCACCTCGCCGGTCATCGATTCGATGGACGCGACGGTGATCGGCGGCACCGTCGACGCGGTCCACGCCGAGATCATCGACAACGACGAACTCGGCCCGTCCGACGGCACCAGCAACCAGCGGTTCGCGGCGTCCCACGCCCCGATCCTCGCGAGCGCCGTACCGGCCGTCCTGGAAGTCAGCGGAGACGAGGGCTGGACGCGCTGGACCGAAGTGGACCACTTCGCCCACAGCGGTCCGGACGACCGGCACTACGTCATCGACAGCACGCACGGCACGGTCTGCTTCGGGCCGATGGTCAGGCAGTCCGACGGCACCATGCGCCGCTACGGCGCGGTACCGCCCAAGGACTCGATGGTGCGCCTCACCCGCTACGCCACCGGTGGCGGAGCCGTCGGCAACGTCGGCCAGGGGGCCATCCAGACCCTGAAGTCCTCGATCCCGTACATCGCGCGCGTGGAGAACCCCGAGTCGGCGACCGGGGGAGTGGACGGGGAGACCGTGGAGGAGGTCAAGTCGCGCGCCCCCCTGCTCATGCACACGAGGGGGCGGGCGGTGACGGCCGAGGACTTCGAGGTCATCACCCGGGAGGCGGCGCCGGAGCTGGCACGCGTGCGCTGCCTCACCGCCCAGGAGGCAGGCCTTCCGCCCGGCGCCGTCAAGGTGCTCGTCGTCCCGGGCCTTCCCGACGAGCCGGGACCCGCCCGCTTCGCTGCGCTCAAGCCCCGGCAGAGCACGCTCGACGCGGTGGCCGAGCGGTTGGACCAGTGCAGGCTGGTCGGCACCACGGTCCTGGTCGAGCCACCGCTCTACCGGGGCGTGACGGCCGTGGCGCGGCTGCGTTCCGTTCCGGGGGCCAAGGCCGATCGCGTCACTGACGACGCCCTGGAAGCCCTCTACCGCTATCTCAACCCAGTGAGCGGCGGACCCGACGGGACGGGCTGGCCGTTCGGCCGGCCCGTGCAGGCGGGAGACCTGTACGCGGTGCTGCAGCAGGTCGACGGTGTGGGGATCGTCGAGGAGGTGCGGCTGTTCAACGCGAACCCGGTGACCGGCGCGCGGGGTGAGGAGACCGACCGCGTCACGCTCGACCGGGACAGCCTGATCTTCTCCTTCGAGCACCAGGTCCTCGTGGAAGCGGGCGGGATATGA
- a CDS encoding GPW/gp25 family protein, with the protein MNRADDFIGAGWAFPLGVSPTGGIALVRRETELEQAMKIILSTYPGERPMRPGFGCRLRDYVFRDTGHQTMAMLSEEVRTALVTWEPRVDIQGVRAAPAEDDPSLVHIDIVYAIKATNDRRNLVFPFYTIPEEEEDY; encoded by the coding sequence GTGAACAGAGCAGACGACTTCATCGGCGCCGGATGGGCCTTCCCCCTCGGGGTGAGTCCCACCGGAGGAATCGCCCTGGTCCGCCGGGAGACCGAGCTGGAGCAGGCGATGAAGATCATCCTGTCGACGTACCCGGGCGAGCGCCCCATGCGGCCCGGCTTCGGCTGCCGGCTGCGCGACTACGTCTTCCGGGACACGGGCCACCAGACCATGGCCATGCTCTCGGAAGAGGTGCGCACCGCCCTCGTGACCTGGGAGCCGCGGGTCGACATCCAGGGCGTCCGGGCCGCACCGGCCGAGGACGATCCGAGCCTGGTCCACATCGACATCGTGTATGCGATCAAGGCCACCAACGACCGACGCAACCTGGTGTTCCCGTTCTACACGATTCCCGAAGAGGAAGAAGACTACTGA
- a CDS encoding VgrG-related protein, whose amino-acid sequence MNSKPRWAAPGGAPTDDSSATVRAHIKIGSMAPTGEVSSQVEPSIIRVLVDTHLYLPDMFEITCLYTADAGEKVTQEIKIGHQVEIRSGKDAPSATPLIRGEITSLEARCEDNLIYIVARGYDHSHVLQRSRRTRTFVNTKDSDIAGRVAADAKLKIEKIDETKYVHRHLAQIAQTDWDFLQARARANGFEMGVTDRKLYFRRASGTPGAVPLKGTATPPPLAFGGNLLSFRPKVSGADTLPASVEVRTWDEERTDVVVATVPVKPVTPDGGAGSGLAGAVAAVGAVSSLAGVGKAKGSAPATDAHLLVDLPVGAGADIAVAAESLARGIAERVGGTASEAEGRAFGNSAIQAGTEVQVEGVPAPFAGRWMVTNARHTFCEDEGGYFTEFSATGRNDRSLPGLTMQEQDAGADRRARGMMCGIVTNLADPAGRNRVKVRLPLLAPDFETDWVRVVQPGGNRGAVIFVPEVGDEVLVAFEWDDINRPIVIGGMRNGASTLGLGGPAVERKGETASVMRRGLVSSSGSRLAFVEIPANRTPLVEKSAIVLATALNDMGLTLDKTTGQVLLTCKPQTGRGKGQGVVTISTDGNGTVTIDSGPKGSVNVTGGNVNVRAARALNLESDGQLTLKGQNVKITGRLIELN is encoded by the coding sequence GTGAACAGCAAGCCTCGATGGGCGGCCCCCGGCGGTGCGCCCACGGACGACAGCTCCGCCACGGTCCGGGCCCACATCAAGATCGGCTCGATGGCCCCGACCGGCGAGGTGTCCTCGCAGGTCGAGCCGTCGATCATCCGCGTCCTGGTGGACACCCACCTGTACCTGCCGGACATGTTCGAGATCACCTGCCTGTACACCGCCGACGCCGGCGAGAAGGTGACGCAGGAGATCAAGATCGGCCACCAGGTGGAGATCAGGAGCGGAAAGGACGCTCCGTCCGCGACGCCGCTGATCAGGGGCGAGATCACCTCCCTGGAAGCGCGTTGCGAGGACAACCTGATCTACATCGTGGCCCGGGGCTACGACCACTCCCACGTGCTCCAGCGCTCCCGGCGCACACGCACCTTCGTCAACACCAAGGACTCCGACATCGCCGGCCGGGTCGCCGCCGACGCAAAGCTCAAGATCGAGAAGATCGACGAGACGAAGTACGTGCACCGCCACCTGGCGCAGATCGCCCAGACCGACTGGGATTTCCTCCAGGCACGGGCCCGTGCCAATGGCTTCGAGATGGGTGTGACCGACCGGAAGCTCTACTTCCGCCGGGCGTCCGGGACGCCCGGAGCTGTGCCCCTCAAGGGCACTGCCACTCCGCCGCCCCTCGCCTTCGGCGGCAACCTGCTCTCCTTTCGCCCCAAGGTGTCGGGTGCGGACACGCTCCCGGCCAGCGTCGAAGTGCGCACCTGGGACGAGGAGCGCACCGACGTCGTGGTCGCCACCGTACCCGTGAAGCCCGTCACCCCCGACGGCGGCGCCGGCAGCGGTCTGGCCGGGGCCGTCGCCGCGGTGGGCGCCGTCAGCAGCCTCGCCGGAGTGGGCAAGGCAAAGGGCTCCGCGCCGGCCACCGACGCCCACCTCCTCGTCGACCTGCCCGTCGGCGCCGGCGCCGACATCGCCGTCGCCGCGGAATCGCTCGCCCGGGGCATCGCCGAACGGGTGGGAGGTACGGCATCGGAGGCGGAGGGCCGGGCCTTCGGCAACAGCGCCATCCAGGCGGGCACCGAGGTCCAGGTCGAGGGCGTCCCGGCACCCTTCGCCGGCCGCTGGATGGTCACCAACGCCCGGCACACGTTCTGCGAGGACGAGGGTGGCTACTTCACCGAGTTCTCGGCCACCGGCCGAAACGACCGCTCCCTGCCCGGGCTGACCATGCAGGAGCAGGACGCCGGGGCGGACCGGCGGGCGCGCGGCATGATGTGCGGCATCGTCACGAACCTGGCCGACCCCGCCGGCCGCAACCGCGTGAAGGTCCGACTTCCGCTGCTGGCACCGGACTTCGAGACCGACTGGGTCCGGGTGGTGCAGCCGGGCGGGAACCGCGGCGCCGTGATTTTCGTACCGGAAGTCGGCGACGAGGTCCTCGTCGCGTTCGAATGGGACGACATCAACCGCCCGATCGTCATCGGTGGCATGCGCAATGGCGCGAGCACCCTGGGGCTGGGCGGACCCGCGGTCGAGCGCAAGGGCGAGACGGCCTCCGTCATGCGCCGCGGTCTGGTCAGCAGCAGCGGCAGCAGGCTGGCCTTCGTCGAGATCCCCGCCAACCGGACCCCGCTGGTGGAGAAGTCGGCGATCGTCCTGGCCACGGCGCTCAACGACATGGGGCTGACCCTCGACAAGACGACCGGCCAGGTCCTGCTCACCTGCAAGCCCCAGACGGGCAGGGGCAAGGGCCAGGGAGTCGTCACCATCTCCACGGACGGCAACGGCACCGTGACGATCGACAGCGGCCCCAAGGGGTCGGTGAACGTCACCGGCGGCAACGTCAACGTGCGTGCCGCTCGTGCCCTCAACCTCGAAAGCGACGGCCAGCTGACCCTCAAGGGTCAGAACGTCAAGATCACCGGCCGCCTGATCGAGCTCAACTGA
- a CDS encoding LysM peptidoglycan-binding domain-containing protein: protein MTNTTAVLTCTSGPMPGSVPMLFNPEKISIDRSASYRSHGSSSPNGGNNGATGTSFQRAEALLIKLSDVTFAGPETKALCDQLLNWLSPGSGAAGQALAGVLATKGLVNSGMVNRLPVLSFIYGPPMLGFCYQVVLTHVHISYTRFTPFGVPVRAKVSIDLKEQPSLLGTLPTNPTSGGLPGRRSYTVTEGEDLVNLARTQYGTTSHWRRLADANAIDDPLRMRPGTTVYLPNPHEFD, encoded by the coding sequence ATGACGAACACGACCGCCGTGCTGACGTGCACCAGCGGACCCATGCCGGGCTCCGTGCCGATGCTCTTCAACCCGGAGAAGATCTCGATCGACCGCAGCGCCAGCTACCGCTCCCACGGCAGTAGCTCCCCGAACGGTGGCAACAACGGTGCGACGGGAACCAGTTTCCAGCGTGCCGAAGCGCTGCTGATCAAGCTCAGCGACGTGACGTTCGCCGGACCCGAGACCAAGGCCCTGTGCGATCAGCTGCTGAACTGGCTGAGTCCCGGATCAGGTGCGGCGGGACAAGCCCTTGCCGGGGTGCTGGCGACTAAGGGCCTCGTCAACTCCGGAATGGTCAACCGGCTGCCCGTTCTCTCCTTCATCTACGGCCCCCCGATGCTGGGCTTCTGCTACCAGGTGGTCCTGACGCACGTGCACATCAGCTACACGCGCTTCACCCCCTTCGGAGTCCCCGTGCGGGCGAAGGTGTCCATCGACCTGAAGGAACAGCCGAGCCTGCTGGGCACCCTGCCGACCAACCCGACCTCGGGAGGCCTTCCCGGACGGCGCAGCTACACGGTCACCGAGGGGGAGGACCTCGTGAACCTCGCCCGCACCCAGTACGGAACCACCTCGCACTGGCGCCGCCTCGCCGACGCCAACGCCATCGACGACCCGCTGCGCATGCGGCCGGGAACCACCGTCTACCTGCCCAACCCGCACGAGTTCGACTGA
- a CDS encoding phage tail protein → MANTRTAGKAQSSSGSGSRWAQGDWHVDNALFGMAMRFKVSVDAFGDLGYWSSCRGLNVTFDHEEIEYGGNYEHTVLLPKRLKYGSITLQRAIKKEDTARLQAWLRQVMRDWYSYEIGGTEYTGTGLKIQLMDAHNEPVFDWQLRNVFPKSWKGPDFDADTNKVALESLELAHEGFL, encoded by the coding sequence ATGGCGAACACGCGCACGGCGGGTAAGGCCCAGTCGTCCTCCGGCTCCGGCAGCCGCTGGGCACAGGGCGACTGGCACGTCGACAATGCCCTGTTCGGTATGGCCATGCGGTTCAAGGTTTCCGTGGACGCCTTCGGGGACCTGGGGTACTGGTCCTCCTGTCGTGGACTGAACGTGACGTTCGACCACGAGGAGATCGAGTACGGCGGCAACTACGAGCATACGGTCCTGCTCCCCAAGCGCCTGAAGTACGGCAGCATCACGTTGCAGAGGGCGATCAAGAAGGAAGACACGGCGCGGCTCCAGGCCTGGCTGCGGCAGGTGATGCGTGACTGGTACAGCTACGAGATCGGCGGGACCGAGTACACGGGCACCGGCCTCAAGATCCAGCTGATGGACGCGCACAACGAGCCGGTCTTCGACTGGCAGCTGCGCAACGTGTTCCCGAAGAGCTGGAAGGGGCCGGACTTCGACGCCGACACGAACAAGGTCGCCCTGGAGTCCCTGGAGCTGGCCCACGAGGGATTCCTGTAG
- a CDS encoding phage tail protein — protein MPLNVDSTLALANRFAVHIESYDLGSWTQVQGLDVQWKMAEYRAGDAGNDRWFFPGFTEYTPIKLTRAACSESAVVRKWLSSNSFKMKAQTGNIVLMDPSNQPVVEWNLRRLIPVKWSIAGFEAGQSKVALETLELQHLGFLDDDQA, from the coding sequence ATGCCACTGAATGTTGACAGCACCCTCGCACTGGCGAACCGCTTCGCCGTCCACATCGAATCGTACGACCTGGGAAGTTGGACCCAGGTCCAGGGACTCGACGTGCAATGGAAGATGGCCGAGTACCGCGCCGGCGACGCCGGCAACGACCGCTGGTTCTTTCCCGGGTTCACGGAGTACACCCCGATCAAGCTGACCCGGGCCGCCTGCAGTGAGTCCGCCGTGGTCCGCAAGTGGCTGTCGAGCAACTCCTTCAAGATGAAGGCGCAGACGGGCAACATCGTCCTGATGGACCCGAGCAACCAGCCCGTCGTCGAATGGAACCTGCGCCGTCTCATCCCGGTGAAGTGGTCCATCGCCGGCTTCGAGGCGGGCCAGAGCAAGGTGGCCCTGGAGACCCTCGAGCTCCAGCACCTCGGCTTCCTCGACGACGACCAGGCCTAG